In a single window of the Vitis vinifera cultivar Pinot Noir 40024 chromosome 6, ASM3070453v1 genome:
- the LOC100265533 gene encoding zinc finger protein ZAT11, producing the protein MKRSRVDGVDEVEALAMANCLMLLSRVGKSESTNQLPGRVFECKTCNRKFPSFQALGGHRASHKKPRLMGDELQLPTSPAKPKTHECSICGLEFAIGQALGGHMRRHRSEIHNPTPVSVVKKTSDERVLSLDLDLNLTPWENDLKIQFRKVPHMVDCIL; encoded by the coding sequence ATGAAGAGAAGCAGAGTTGATGGAGTCGATGAGGTTGAGGCCTTAGCCATGGCCAACTGCTTGATGCTCCTGTCTAGGGTGGGAAAATCCGAATCCACCAACCAGCTCCCGGGTCGTGTGTTCGAGTGCAAGACATGTAACAGAAAATTCCCTTCATTTCAAGCGCTGGGCGGTCACAGAGCCAGCCACAAGAAGCCCAGGCTCATGGGCGACGAACTGCAGCTTCCCACCTCGCCTGCGAAGCCCAAGACTCATGAGTGCTCCATTTGTGGGTTGGAGTTCGCGATTGGGCAAGCGCTGGGCGGCCACATGAGGAGGCACAGGTCTGAGATCCATAACCCTACGCCGGTGTCGGTTGTGAAGAAGACGAGTGACGAGAGAGTTTTGTCCTTGGATTTGGACTTGAATTTAACTCCCTGGGAAAATGATTTGAAGATTCAGTTCCGGAAGGTGCCTCATATGGTGGAttgtattttgtaa